GTCCAGGACGATCGCGATGGCCTCGCGCACCACCCGGCCCCGGTCGACCGCCAACCCGTGCTCACCGCGCAGCTCCAACCGGGCGTGCTCCAGCGCCAGCAGCTCCTCGTCGGACACGTACACCGTGATCTTCGTGGAGTGCTTCTCCCGCCCGGTCCCGCGCCGCCGGCCGTCGCCGACCTCCTGGGAGGGCAGGTCGGGCGTGGACCCGGTGAGGCGGAACAGCTCGGACGCGCCCGGCAGCGATGGGCGTCGGGTCACCGGGCGATCACCTCGCGCGCCAGCGCGCGGTACGCCTTCGCCCCCGCCGAGCGCGGCGCCCAGCGGGTGATGGGCTCACCGGCGACGGTCGTCTCCGGGAACCGGACGGTGCGGTTGATCACCGTGTCGAACACGACCTCGCCGAACGCCTCGACCACGCGCGCCATCACCTCGCGGGAGTGCAGCGTGCGCGGGTCGTACATGGTGGCGAGGATGCCGGTGATCTCCAGCTTCGGGTTCAACCGCTCCCTGACCTTCTCGATGGTGTCTATCAGCAGCGCGACCCCGCGCAGGCTGAAGAACTCGCACTCCAGCGGGATGAGGACGCCGTCGGCCGCCGCGAGCGCGTTGACCGTGAGCAGGCCCAGCGACGGCTGGCAGTCGACCAGCACGTAGTCGTAGTGCTCCATCACCGGCCGCAGCGTGCGCACGAGCGTGTGCTCCCGGCCCACCTCGGACACCAGCTGGATCTCCGCGGCGGACAGGTCGATGTTGCTGGGCAGCAGGTCCATGCCCTCGACCGGGGTGCGCATGATCACGTCGCCCACGCCGACGTCGCGTTCCATTATCACGTTGTAGATCGTCTGGTCGAGCTGGTGCGGGTGCACCCCCAGGCCCACCGACAGCGCGCCCTGGGGGTCGAAGTCGACCAGCAGCACGCGGCGGCCGTACTCGGCGAGCGACGCGCCCAGGTTGATGGTGGACGTGGTCTTGCCGACCCCGCCCTTCTGGTTGCACACCGCGAGGATGCGCGCCGGGCCGTGCCGGGCGACCAGCGGCGGGTCGGGGATGAAGCGCAGCGGGCGGCCGGTCGGGCCCATGTCGCCCGCCACCTGCTCGGTGGCCTCCTCGTCGGGCGGCGCGGCGTGCGGGGCGAGACTCAACTCGACCGAGGCCCGTGGCACACCGGACCGTGGCGGTGGTGGCGGGGCTGGTGCCCCCCACGGTCCGCCCGCGTGCTCCGGTGTCGACATCTCGCCTTCTCGATCCCTAGTCCTCTGCCTGGGCGAAGCCTAGGCGCGTGGGGGGCCACCAGCAACGCGCCTCGCCGAAGGGCGAGCCGCGTTCTCCGCCGGTCCTCCACGCGGCCTCCGCGGCGACGCGACCGCCGCGCGACCCGCGCACGGCCCTCAGCGCAGCGCGCCGGTCCGGTCGACCGCGCGCAGCACCACGTCGAGGAGCCCGGGGAACAGCTGGTCCAGGTCGTCGCGGCGCAGCGACACCCACCGCTGGTTGCCGCACGCCCTGGTGCGGGTGATGCCCGCCTCCCGCAGCACCCGCAGGTGCTGGGACAGGGTGGACTTGGCGACGTCCACCATCAGGGCGCCGCAGAGGCGCTCACCGTCGGCTTCGATCTGCCGCACCACGGCCAGCCGGGTGGGGTCGCTCAACGCGTGCAGCACCGCCCCCAGCTCGATGTCGGCGGGCTCGGGCTCGTCCAAGTTCGGCACCTGGTCGGCACCTCCGGCTCGTCGGGACCTCTTCCTGGCATGCGCGGCGTGCGCCCACGGTACCCGCGGAGCGCTCATGTTCCGGCCGTACCGCCGCCGGCCGTACCGCCGCCGGCCGGGCCGCCACGGGGGACGCCGGTGGCGCGAGGATGGGCGGTCGCGTACACCTCGCGCAAGGTCGTGACCGTGACCAGCGTGTACACCTGCGTCGTCGTGACGGAGGCGTGCCCCAGCAGCTCCTGCACGACGCGCACGTCGGCGCCGCCCTCCAGCAGGTGGGTGGCGAACGAGTGCCGCAGGGTGTGCGGCGACACCTCGGCGGTGATGCCCGCCCGCTCGGCGGCCCTCTTGAGCACGGTCCACGCCGTCTGCCTGGACAACCGCCCGCCGCGGGCGTTGAGGAACACCGCCGGGCCGGCGCGCTTGGCCAGCACCGGCCGCGCCCGCACCAGGTACGCCTCCAGCGCGGCCAGCGCGGGCCGGCCCACCGGCACGATCCGCTGCTTGCCGCCCTTGCCGTCCAGCAGCACGGTGCGCTCGTCGGCGTCCACGTCGTCCACGTCCAGGCCGACGACCTCGGAGATCCGCGCGCCGGTGGAGTACAGCAGCTCCAGCAGCGCCCGGTCGCGCAGGTCGGCGGGCCGGTCGCCGGGGGTGTCGAGCAGGCGGAGCACGTCGTCCAGGGGCAGCGCCTTCGGCAACCGCTTCGGCGGTCGCGGCGGGCGCACCGCGCGGGCCGGGTCGTGCGCGGTGATGCCCTCCACGTGGGCGAACCGGTGCAGGCCGCGCACGGCGACCAGGGTGCGCGCGGCGGAGGACGCCGCCAACCCGGACTCGCGCAGCGAGGCCAGGAACTCCCCCACCGCGGCCTCGGTGACGTCGTCGAGGTCCGTCACGCCGCGCTCGGCCAGGTGCGCGGTGTAGCGGCGCAGGTCGCGGCGGTAGGAGTCGAGCGTGTTGCGGGCCGTGCCGCGTTCGACGGCCAGGTGGTCCAGGAAGGCGGTGACGGCCGCTCCCGCTCGTCCCGAGTTCTCCGGCTCCACGTCGGGCAGTCTGGCGCGTCCGGCCGCCGGGGGCGAACCGGGGCGGCCGGCGCGTTCCGACCGGGCCGGCGGCCACGGGCTGTTAGCGTTGACGCGTGTCGGAACCACACTCGGTGCGCATCGGCGACCAGCAGCGCGAGGAAGCGATCAGCGCGTTGAACGACCACTTCGCGGCCGGCCGCCTGGAGATCGGCGAGTACGAGCAGCGCGTCGGGTACGCGTCGGGCGCGCAGACGGCGCAGGAACTGGCGGCGCTGTTCCACGACCTGCCGCAGCCGCACCCGGTGTTCCTGCCCCCGTCCTACCCGCCGTCGTACTCCCCGCCGCCGACCGCCGGGTACCAGCAGCCGGGCTACCAGACCCCCGGCTACGGCACGTCGTACGCGCAGGGCCACCCCACCGCGGGGTACCCCGCAGCCGGCCACCCGGGTTACCCCGGCTACGGCCCTGACGCCCCCTACGGCGTGGACCCGCTGACCGGGCAGCCGCTGTCGGACAAGTCGCGCATCGCGGCGGGCGTGCTGCAACTGGCGCTGCCGTTCGGCATCGGGCGGTTCTACATGGGTGACACCGCGATCGGCGTGGCGCAGCTGCTGACGTGCGGCGGGTGCGGCATCTGGTCGCTGGTCGACGGGATCATCCTGCTGGTCAACGGCGGCACGGACGCCCAGGGGCGCAAGCTGCGCGACTAGGTCGCGACCAGGTTGCGCACCAGCGCCCACGCGACGGCGACGACCAGGACGGGCACGCCCACCCCGCGCGACAGCGGCGGCGTGGGCCGCCCGGCGCGGTGGGCCCGCAACCAGCGCGCCCACAGCCACGCCAGCAGCGGCAGCCCGGCGACGAGCATGACCGCGTTGAAGTGCCAGGCGGCGGCGAGGTCCCCGTGCAGCAGGGCGTGCACCATGCGCGTCGAACCGCAGGCGGGGCACTGGACACCGGTGATCGCGTACAGGGGGCAGGGCGGCAGCAACGCGCCGGGCTGGTTGGGGTCGACGACCAGCAGCACCCCGCACCCGGCCACCGCCGCCGCGACCACCGCCCACGGTCCGCGCACCCACGATCCGGGCACCCACGGTCCGCGCACCCACGATCCGGGCACCCACCGCGCTCGCACACCCACACCGACATTGTCCACCAGGGTCGCCGCCGGACCCGACGGGTCCGGCGGCGGGGACGCGCCCGGCCGCGAGGGCCGGGCGCGTCCCGCGCTACCGCTCGGAGCGCCTGGCGAACCGCGTGGGCCGGTCGTGGAACGGCGCGTCCGCCGGACGCCCGGCCGCACCGCCCGCCACCACCGCGCGCGCGGCCAGCAGCCCGGCCACCGCGGGCCCGTTCACGATCTCCCCGGCCAACGCCATGGCCACCGCCTCGTCGAGGGGGAAGGTCCGCGCTTCGAGATCGGCCTCCTCCTCCCCCTGGACGTCGCGGTCCACCACCGACAGCCCGCGCGCCAGGAACACGCGCACCACCTCGTCGGTGAAGCCCGGCGACACGGCGACGTCCACCAGGGTCACCCACTCGGTCGCCGCCAGCCCGACCTCCTCGGCCAGCTCGCGCGCGGCGGCCTCCCGGGGCGACTCGCCGCCCGCGTCGAGCAGACCGGCGGGCAGCTCCCACAGCCGCCGCCCGAGGGGGTGGCGGTACTGGTGGACGAGCGTGACCCCGCCGTCGTCGTCCAGCGCCACGACCGCCACCGCGCCGAGGTGCTCGACGACCTCGCGCTTGGCCGTGCCGCCGCCGGGCATGGCGACCTCGTCCACCCGCAGGGCCACCACGCGACCCACGTGCACGTCGCGCGACGACACCGTGGAGAACTCGTGCCGGGTCACTGGACGGCTCCCGCGGCGACTTCCAGGGAACCGCCGGCCAGCGGCAGGCGGTCGGCGAGCCGGTAGTCCAGGGCGGCCTTCACGAACGCCGCGAACAGCGGGTGCGGGCGGGTCGGCCGGGACTTCAGCTCGGGGTGCGCCTGCGTCGCCACGAAGAACGGGTGCACGTCGGCGGGCAGCTCGACGAACTCCACCAGCCGCCCGTCGGGCGAGGTGCCGGAGAACACCAGGCCCGCCCCGGCCAGCCGGTCGCGGTAGGCGTTGTTGACCTCGTAGCGGTGGCGGTGCCGCTCGGACACCTCGTTCGCGCCGTACGCGAGCGCCACCTGCGAGCCGGGCACGAGCTTCGCCGGGTAGGCGCCCAGGCGCATGGTGCCGCCCATGTCGCGCTCGCCGGCGACGACGTCCTCCTGGTCGGCCATGGTGCTGATGACCGGCGACCCGGTGTCCTCGAACTCGGACGAGTTCGCGTCCTCGATGCCCGCGAGGTTGCGCGCCGCCTCGATGACCAGGCACTGGAGGCCCAGGCACAGGCCGAGCAGCGGGATGCCGCGCGTGCGGGCGTGGGTGACGGCGCCGATCTTGCCCTCGATCCCCCGGACCCCGAACCCGCCGGGGACGAGGATCGCGTCGAGCCCGGCCAGCGCGTGCGACGCGCCCGACGGCGTCCGGCACTCGTCGGACGGCACCCACACGATCTCGACCTTGGTGCGGTGGGCGAACCCGCCCGCGCGCAGGGCCTCGGTCACCGACAGGTAGGCGTCGGGCAGGTCGACGTACTTGCCGACCAGGCCGACGCGGACCTTCTCGGACGGGTTGTGCACGCGGTCGAGCAGGTCCCCCCACACCGTCCAGTCGACGTCGCGGAACGGCAGGTCGAGGCGGCGCACCACGTAGGCGTCGAGGCCCTCGCCGTGCAGCACCTTGGGGATGTCGTAGATCGACGGCGCGTCGACCGCGGCGACCACGGCGTCGGTGTCGACGTCGCACATGAGCCCGATCTTGCGCTTGAGCGCGTCCGGGATCTCGCGGTCGGCCCGGCACACGATGGCGTCGGGCTGGATGCCGATGTTGCGCAGCGCCGCCACCGAGTGCTGCGTCGGCTTGGTCTTGAGCTCGCCGGACGGCGCGAGGTAGGGCACGAGCGAGACGTGCAGGAAGAACACGTTGTCCCGGCCCACGTCGTGGCGCACCTGCCGGCACGCCTCCAGGAACGGCAGCGACTCGATGTCGCCGACCGTGCCGCCGACCTCGGTGATCACCACGTCGGGCGCGACGCCGTCCGGGCCGGGCTCGGCCATGGCGCGGATGCGCCGCTTGATCTCGTCGGTGATGTGCGGGATGACCTGGACGGTGTCGCCCAGGTACTCGCCGCGCCGCTCCTTGGCGATGACCTCGGAGTAGACCTGGCCGGTGGTCACGTTCGCGTCACCGGACAGGTCGCGCGCCAGGAACCGCTCGTAGTGGCCGATGTCCAGGTCGGTCTCGGCGCCGTCGTCGGTGACGAACACCTCACCGTGCTGGAAGGGGTTCATCGTGCCGGGATCGACGTTGAGGTACGGGTCCAGCTTCTGCATGGTGACCCGCAGACCGCGGGAGGTGAGCAGCTGACCGAGGCTCGACGCGGTGAGTCCCTTGCCGAGGGAGGACGCGACGCCCCCGGTGACGAAAACGTGCTTGGTCGTACGTGCCTGCTGCACCAAGGAGGCTCCCGTGGTCAAGAATTCCGTAGGGCTGACAGCCCTGTCCACGGGCCCTAACGCTAACACGCCGCCCGTTACCCAGCGCGCTGGTGGCCCGGTTGTGGGTCACTCGTCCGGCCCAGCGCCCGGCGTCGGGCCGGGCGGCGGTGCCGCGGGCCCCGTCCGGGGCCGGTGTCAGCCGGACGCGCCCGGGGCGGGGGCCTCCGCGTTGCCGGCCGCGCCGTAGCGACCGGCCCTGCCCTCCAGCTGCTCGCGCAGCGCGAGCACGGTCACCACCCGGCCCGCGGCCAGGTCCAGGGTGTCCACGGTGGAGAGGACGGAGGTCGCGGCCGTGTCCGCGCGCACGACGCCCACCGGGCCCGTGCCCTCGGCCGAGCCCTGGCCGCCCGCCAGCACGGCGCCCGCGCCGGAGCGGTCCAGCTGGGTGGCGAAGCGGGCGACCACGGCGGCGCGGTCGCCCGCCGACTCGCCGTCGACCCGTCCGCCCGTCAGCACGACGGCCAGTTGGGCGGGGCGCAGGCCCTGGCCCGGTTTGACGAAGCCGGCGCTGGACAGGCCGCCCAGGGCCGCGGCGATCTCGTCCTCGGTGGCCTGCGGCTGGTTGGTGTCCTTGCCGATCAGCAGGACCGAGCCGAGCAGGCCGCCCGCCCTGGTGCCCGGGTCCGCACCGGCGGGCAGCGTGGTGCCGACCGGTTGCAGCCTGGCCACCATGCCCAGCAGCTGGTCCGCCTTGTCCGGGTCGGCGAACGCGTCGGTGAGCTGGAGCTCCCCGGTCACGGTCGCGCCCGCCGCGCGCAGCAGCTCGGCCAGCGCGTCGCGGTCCTCGGGCCTCGCGTCGGCGGCCGTCACCAGCACCACGGTGCGGTCGGCCAGCTGCCCCTCCACGGCCAGCGGTCCGACCGAGGCGGCGAAGCGGTCGGCGTCGGCGACCCTGGCGTCCAGGGCGTTGCGCTGCTCCTGCAACGACGCGACCTCGCGGCCCAGCGCGCCGTTGTCGTCGGTCAGGCCCGACAGCAGGCGGCCGCTGATGGCGGTCGAGCCCAGGACGACGCCGACGGCCAGGGCCAGGAACACGGCGGCGACGGAGACGACGTGGTA
This region of Saccharothrix longispora genomic DNA includes:
- a CDS encoding ParA family protein, which codes for MGPTGRPLRFIPDPPLVARHGPARILAVCNQKGGVGKTTSTINLGASLAEYGRRVLLVDFDPQGALSVGLGVHPHQLDQTIYNVIMERDVGVGDVIMRTPVEGMDLLPSNIDLSAAEIQLVSEVGREHTLVRTLRPVMEHYDYVLVDCQPSLGLLTVNALAAADGVLIPLECEFFSLRGVALLIDTIEKVRERLNPKLEITGILATMYDPRTLHSREVMARVVEAFGEVVFDTVINRTVRFPETTVAGEPITRWAPRSAGAKAYRALAREVIAR
- a CDS encoding ArsR/SmtB family transcription factor — its product is MPNLDEPEPADIELGAVLHALSDPTRLAVVRQIEADGERLCGALMVDVAKSTLSQHLRVLREAGITRTRACGNQRWVSLRRDDLDQLFPGLLDVVLRAVDRTGALR
- the xerD gene encoding site-specific tyrosine recombinase XerD, whose protein sequence is MEPENSGRAGAAVTAFLDHLAVERGTARNTLDSYRRDLRRYTAHLAERGVTDLDDVTEAAVGEFLASLRESGLAASSAARTLVAVRGLHRFAHVEGITAHDPARAVRPPRPPKRLPKALPLDDVLRLLDTPGDRPADLRDRALLELLYSTGARISEVVGLDVDDVDADERTVLLDGKGGKQRIVPVGRPALAALEAYLVRARPVLAKRAGPAVFLNARGGRLSRQTAWTVLKRAAERAGITAEVSPHTLRHSFATHLLEGGADVRVVQELLGHASVTTTQVYTLVTVTTLREVYATAHPRATGVPRGGPAGGGTAGGGTAGT
- a CDS encoding DUF1707 domain-containing protein codes for the protein MSEPHSVRIGDQQREEAISALNDHFAAGRLEIGEYEQRVGYASGAQTAQELAALFHDLPQPHPVFLPPSYPPSYSPPPTAGYQQPGYQTPGYGTSYAQGHPTAGYPAAGHPGYPGYGPDAPYGVDPLTGQPLSDKSRIAAGVLQLALPFGIGRFYMGDTAIGVAQLLTCGGCGIWSLVDGIILLVNGGTDAQGRKLRD
- a CDS encoding DUF2752 domain-containing protein encodes the protein MGVRARWVPGSWVRGPWVPGSWVRGPWAVVAAAVAGCGVLLVVDPNQPGALLPPCPLYAITGVQCPACGSTRMVHALLHGDLAAAWHFNAVMLVAGLPLLAWLWARWLRAHRAGRPTPPLSRGVGVPVLVVAVAWALVRNLVAT
- a CDS encoding NUDIX hydrolase; its protein translation is MTRHEFSTVSSRDVHVGRVVALRVDEVAMPGGGTAKREVVEHLGAVAVVALDDDGGVTLVHQYRHPLGRRLWELPAGLLDAGGESPREAAARELAEEVGLAATEWVTLVDVAVSPGFTDEVVRVFLARGLSVVDRDVQGEEEADLEARTFPLDEAVAMALAGEIVNGPAVAGLLAARAVVAGGAAGRPADAPFHDRPTRFARRSER
- a CDS encoding CTP synthase; translated protein: MQQARTTKHVFVTGGVASSLGKGLTASSLGQLLTSRGLRVTMQKLDPYLNVDPGTMNPFQHGEVFVTDDGAETDLDIGHYERFLARDLSGDANVTTGQVYSEVIAKERRGEYLGDTVQVIPHITDEIKRRIRAMAEPGPDGVAPDVVITEVGGTVGDIESLPFLEACRQVRHDVGRDNVFFLHVSLVPYLAPSGELKTKPTQHSVAALRNIGIQPDAIVCRADREIPDALKRKIGLMCDVDTDAVVAAVDAPSIYDIPKVLHGEGLDAYVVRRLDLPFRDVDWTVWGDLLDRVHNPSEKVRVGLVGKYVDLPDAYLSVTEALRAGGFAHRTKVEIVWVPSDECRTPSGASHALAGLDAILVPGGFGVRGIEGKIGAVTHARTRGIPLLGLCLGLQCLVIEAARNLAGIEDANSSEFEDTGSPVISTMADQEDVVAGERDMGGTMRLGAYPAKLVPGSQVALAYGANEVSERHRHRYEVNNAYRDRLAGAGLVFSGTSPDGRLVEFVELPADVHPFFVATQAHPELKSRPTRPHPLFAAFVKAALDYRLADRLPLAGGSLEVAAGAVQ
- a CDS encoding copper transporter produces the protein MISLRYHVVSVAAVFLALAVGVVLGSTAISGRLLSGLTDDNGALGREVASLQEQRNALDARVADADRFAASVGPLAVEGQLADRTVVLVTAADARPEDRDALAELLRAAGATVTGELQLTDAFADPDKADQLLGMVARLQPVGTTLPAGADPGTRAGGLLGSVLLIGKDTNQPQATEDEIAAALGGLSSAGFVKPGQGLRPAQLAVVLTGGRVDGESAGDRAAVVARFATQLDRSGAGAVLAGGQGSAEGTGPVGVVRADTAATSVLSTVDTLDLAAGRVVTVLALREQLEGRAGRYGAAGNAEAPAPGASG